The sequence aggaaaccaCTGATGTTAGTAGAGGGAAGCGGTTATTCTCACCTTCATCTGTGGTTGCAGAACTTAACCTCTCTGTCTTATTTCTGTTCATGCTCTTCTTTTAAGCTTTCAAAAGAGCACTCCTGCTCCCACCCCCCTGTTTTAGCTCTCTAACCCATACTCAGGTTCACTGGCCACTGCAGTTGGATACGGTGATACCTGGAGGGAGTTGGTTCAAAAGCTGTGTTACTGACCCTTGCTGTCCCCGTGGTGGCTTCTTGCAGGTATTCCTATCAGAACCAAtatgaacaaaaccaaaaccagtcAGTATGTTGGCCTACTGCAGGGCTTCGTCATGATGGCAAGGAGCATCGTGCGCGACATCGATCCCCAAAATGACCTCACCTTCCTGCGGATCCGctccaagaaaaatgaaatcatggtTGCTCCAGGTAAGAGGAAGCAGGCTGACAGCACCCAGCAGATACTTCTCTCGTGAGGTCTGCCAGAGTCGCCTGTTGGCTTCTCTGCGGTAGAGATGCTGTGAGCCTGAGAAATGAgttctgcatgctgcttttattcATGTTACCCACtctgttcttttccaaaggctttgcccttcattgctttcttcagttGGAAATTTTATCACTGACCTTAGCTTGCTTTTTCATGCCGCAGTGTGCGAAATCACTTTCCTCGTTTAATTTTCTCGGAGTAGAAATGGTTAATTAGCATTTGACAGCGTGTTGCAGCCTCtcatgctttgtgtttttcaacATGGAATCCAGAAAGTCggaaggaaatgttttgagACCAGTTTCACCTAGCTGAGTGCTGAACTTACAAACCAGTGTCATGCATTGACATGGGATAGTTCAATTGGAAACTGGCACAAGGTTGGACCATCACTGCACGTCCTGTCCTTGGTTCCCAGCAGCAGATCccagctgctccctctgctccccctcctcaggggctgcagggcacggTGAGGCCGCCTCTCAGCCTCCTGTTCTTCAGACCAGGCAACCCCAGTGCCCTCAGGCTCTCCTCACAGCACTcgttttcctgctgctctgtgtcctcCTCAGGATGCTTCCAAGAACCTCAGTAACCCTGCAATGTTGTGGAGCCCAGGGCTGTACACAGTGTTCAAGCTGAGGCCACACCAGTGCTAAATATGGTGGAAGAATCACCTCTTTTGACCTGTTGGTTGTGCTTTGTGTAATACACCCCAAAACGTTTGCCTCTcagctgccagggcacactgctggctcttgctgagcctgctgccacctgtgcCCTCGGTCCCTTCCcactgagctgctccagccacTTAGCTGTAACATCTGCTAATTCCCTCAGAAGCAAGTCCTGCCAAACTCCATGGACCATGGCCGTTCAGCTGGTACAGCTGCATCCCTACAATTGTAATGTCTGCTAATTGAAAGTTACTGCTTCCCCTGTGATGTCCTCCAACTCAGAGGTCCAGGCAAACCAAGatctgttgctgttgttaaatACTGAGGCAGAAAAGGCGTTAGACATCTCCACCTGTGAGGTGACCTTTCACCCCAAGTATCAGTCCCCTGTTTTCCTTTGACCTCCTCTTGCTGCTGACAAACTTGCAAAAGCCTTTTTGTTGTCTCACACCACACTGCTCAGCATCAACTCAAGTacagctttggcttttcttgttttctccctgcagaTCCGAACTGCAGCTCTGTACTCTCCCTCTGAAACCAGACCTTGCTTCCAGATGCTGtgtgctttcttgttttgccCCAGTTCCAGGTGTTCCCTCTTCAGCCAGGCCAGCTGCCCCACTTGCTTGGCACATGGCACAGTGGCATTGCCTGCTCGCAGGCTTTTGAAAGGCGTTTCTTGAGAAGTGACCAGCTCTCCTGGGCCCCTGGATACTGGAGAGCAGAATTGTAGGGAACACTGCTAATTTGCTCCCTGAGAAGCTTAAAGTTTGCTCTCTTTAAAAGCTTGTGGTGAcaattctgcctttttttttcctccttacacTAAAAGTGTTGAACTCAACCACTTCATGATCCCTGTGGCCACGACGGCTGCCTGCTGTCACAGCTCCCATAGGGCCTTCCCTCTCGTACATGAAGTGCAGGAGGGCTTCTGTCCTAGCTGGCTCACTCAGTACCTGTGAGTACTCGTTCCACTTCTGGCTCAGAGGAAAGGATTTTAACATGGAGCTGTACTGGGTCACAGAATGTGGCAGCAGCCTTCTTTCTGGAGGTACTCCTCGGTATTTCAGCCAGCTATGAAACAGGGATGAGTTGCATTAATGGTGCAAGAACTCAGCTTTGTTCCTGTGGACTGTAGTGGCATTCTGCTGGTGGGGAGGCAAAGAAGGAGGCTGGtgctccagcaggcagctgtgcaggagctggtCGGAGCAGTGCTTGGGGAAGAGAGGCTCTGGGGTTTGTGCTGGTGCATCCTCTCATTTCCATACgaaagatggaaagagaaataacCATTACTCCAGAACAAATGCAGCTGGAGCCCCTTTGGtccagcagcctggctgtgagATATGGGAAATCGCTGTCTTGCGCTGCCTAGTTTGCTTAAGTCATTGCACGTGTCAGTTATTCTCGTTTATTAGGGATGAACGGTGTTAAATTTGGCTCTTGAGCATGTGAGACTTTTCCACCACGAGACTCAGATAAGTGATCCAACACGTCAAACCTGTTCTGATCACTGGGGATGAATGTCAGGACAGCGTATCAGTGAGATACGAGAAAGAGACAAAGCTGGAAGTTCCTGTATTTAGCAACAGggatgcttttctttgtgaatcAATATCAACAATGagagaataatttgtttttttttcttttcccttccagaaaATGACTACCTCTTGATTGTCATCCAGAGTAGAAAGGAATGATTCCACTCACTGgatctgcttttttccctttgccctactttcttttttttaatttaatgctaAAGTGTAGAGCTCTGGTATTAACTCTGTTGTGCCACTTCTGTGATGTTTTGGAGGAACCAAAGCAGGTGTTCTTGTTGTCTGTATGCTTTTGACACATAGAAAAAATGGCTTCTTTTGGGATCACTCGTCattttgagaaggaaatggTGAATTAGAACCTGGTGACCTTGGcagtgaaaaaaagtaaaataaaaatgcaacagaTGCTTTTAATAGTTGACAACATAACACAGAAAACCCTAGTAACATTCTACAAGATTATTCTCTGTACATTTCCATGATCCTGTCGCCATTAGTAGAGTTGAGCTCTTACACTGTTACTTTTGAATGACTAAATATGAAACCTTCCTGTCCTGTTGTTCTCTCTTATTTTATGTTACTTGAAAAAGTCTGGtcatattaaatttaaaaagtgtCATCAGTGATggcttttgtcttgtttttccttgtcttgTAAGGAATTCAATTATTGTcacaattgttttttgtttttttccttcaaaaagtaGAACCTTTGTAGGGCGTTTtacctctctgctgctttctctgaacAGTGATCCACTGAAAATACATGTGCTACATGCTTATAATTGCCTGAGAGGTTGGAGTGTCTTTCCACCACGTCTCTTTGTTGTCTCAGGCAGCAACAGAGGTGCTGTGCCTGAATGCAGACATCGAGGCTCTGTTGGAGCTCTCAGCTGTCGCAGTTCAGGAGCTGCTTTCATCTGATCCTTGCTCTCGTCATTTTTCCGTGCATGttattaaagataaaaatgttaCCTGGTTCCTCCGaaataataaaggaaatgtttttctgtagcCTTGAAAAGGTCTTGTAACTGCATGCAGAGTTGAAGGGTTTGTGCCCGGTGTTTGTGTCACCAGTTTGTCCCATGTGGCAGACGCAGCTCTGCCTTGTACTGAAATGTCCTTGCGCTCTGCAGAATGCCACAGCCCACGTTAAAAAATGGTGCATATTGTCTTGTGCTGCATTTCCTTTGTGTGCTCAGCTCAGTACTGGGAGCGGCATCAGCAGCGTGCAGCGCTCCGAGAGCCCTGTTcctccccaggctgctctgtCCCATGGGATGGGAGGGCTGTGCAGTGAGCTGTTCCATCTTGCCTGCTGGGCTCCCTCCTTTTCACCCCTCTGACCTAGAAGTTATGTGCTGGCAGTTCTATCAGCACGAAAGGATTTCCCTTGATTCAGTAACTGCAGCCTTActgggggatgctgctgcttgtgctggcGAGGGATTGCTCCTGCCTGACAAATCCGTGTTAGCAGAAGTGCCCAGCCTGTGTTCAGATCTGCCTTCTGGAAGCTacaggcagtgctgggaacACGGGGTAATGCCTGGTTAGTGCCTGGTTTTACACCTGGGAACAGAATTAGAATCTGTGTGATCTCAGCAGGTTATGGGATCAACCGGGCAATTGGCTGCAGTAAAGTTTTGGAGTCTGTTAGTAAAAACGTTGGTGATGGTTTGGAcgcttttctgcatttcagagcagaaagttCTGTGGTGTGTATGTGGTGACTAAGCAGCAAAGGTCACCTGGATGTTCAGCATTTTATAATGTGTTTTCAGACTTGGGCATTAATTTACAGACCGTTTCTATTTTTTTAGATGGTGTTTTTGACCGTAAAAgccagaaatgttttcagaagagaacagaaatcctAACTTGAAATCGCTCCTATGGTCAGtcctgcagcacctgcctgtCCATATTCTTTGGTATTTTAAGAACTTGTTCATATTTTGAGCACCTCGGCTGTCATCACTGTGACTCAGGGTTGGCTGCTGCTCAGTTCGTGAACTGTTTCTCCCATCAGATGTCTGACCACACCAAACTGGTGCCTCCCTGCAGTCAGGTTCTGTGCCAAGCAATGATTAATGTAAACATCCATCTCCTAGGTTAGAAGTCTAACTCACATAGCACGCATACGCTGACTTTTagtatttaattttgatttgatACCCAGCAGCTTATACGAAACATGCCATCTGttacaatttaattaaatattgtcTCCAGAAAATTACTTCCAGCAAGCTGGAAGCTCTGGATAATATCTGAATAATGAGgcaaggcagaagaaaaacatgtcttcagttgtttcctttcttttttattgtttgtggCCGGAGAAACGTTTCCCTGCAGGCTGTGACCTGCTGGTGTGTTTTCGCTTTCCCTGGGAGGTGCGACTGCTACTCCTAGTGCTGAAGAGTTTTTGGTGCCCAGCATTCTATTTGACTCTTCCTTAAGGTAACTATCCTGCCATCCTATCTGTATCCTGTCTGCCTTTAGGACAGAGGGATGTTTGTTTTCCCCTAAGAGCCTGTAGGCAGCCAGTTGAACAACGAAGATCATGCATGCTTTCTGCATTGCATTGAGGCCGTAAATGAGAGCATAAACTTCCAGTGAAATTgattatatgtgtgtgtgtgtgtattccaAGGTGCTGTTCCCTATCTGACTTTGAATGTATTGAGGAACTTGAATAAAAGGGTCTTGAAGCTGATTTTGGGGTGCCACATCCAGCTGGTGAGGGCAGGGCCTTGTTTATGTTACGCTATTGCCAATTTTACACCAGGTGAATCaaagttgtttcatttttatttttcaagtaggGTGGATCAAGGTGAAGAACAATACTCTCTTAAAGTATtacatatacatgtacatacatatgtatatatacacataacaTACGTATTATGGAGATAAAGCTTCTTGGATCTGGAGCATCAGAAGAGTCCCAGAGATCTGACAGGAAGGAATTGCTCTGCATAGGTGTCAGGGAGGTCTTCAGTGAGGTTGGCTGTAGAAAAGTGAAGGCCAGGAAAGAGTCTGGGTGATGTTTTGCTGCTTACCTGTGTTTGCTGCGCCTGGGCCTAGTCAGTCATGGGAATTACTGACATTCAGGTAAAACTATTGACAACAGCAAAttgaagaagacagaagaatatGCATTATGCTTCTAGGCTCTTTTTTGTAGCCTGGAAACAGAGAACACTGACTCAAAGACTGGCTTGGAAAACACTTGCGCTCTGTGGCTTTGAGCTGTTCTGTGTTACAACTGCAGAACGGCCTGACTTGCTGTCTTTGGGAAACGGATCCctctgaaggcagaggaagcactgctgcaaagacTGAGCAAACAAACCCTGGTGCGTTAACAAGCTGATGAAAGGGGTTTGAGTTACGGCTCTGcgctgcaagcagcagcacttgaGGCCCAGCCTCCTACTGAGATAAGGCCTTGGCAGAGGAATGGAGGTGATAACACCCAAAAGATCGCAAAAGACAGACTAGTGGAAACACCTGTGGATCTTCAGACACGTCTTTCGCCTGCTATGGACATATGGATCTTTCAGCAGCTATTTGTCTGCCTGAGATACGCTGTGATTGAGCAGCACTTCTTTCACATACAGGACATCTGTTTACCTTGTCTTTATTAAAGCTTTTGCTAGGCACAGCTGAAGGGAATGAAGGCAAGGCctccagcagggcaggctgcccGTTAGTTagccctgagcagagctgtgtgtgcggggctgcggggcgctgAGCTCTGACAGAACCATCGCTGCCGAAGTCTGAGCATCATCACGGTCTGTGTCAGCAGAAATATActtcagcagcaccacagcattCCTCAGGGAGCTTCCGTAGAGTCACAAACGTGCAGAGTGCTTATCACCAGTGGGGCTCACCCTGCAGGAATGCTAGCATGTATAAAGCTGCCTGTTGGTCCTGTGTTGCTGCAGGACGGCTTGCTGCGGCTGGTTTGATCCCGCCGGGTCGGTCTGTCCATCTGTTCCTCATCAAAAACGGTCAGTGCTTAGCAGGTTAATAACAGTAACAAATTCTTCATGTCAGCCTGCAGTCTGTAATGTCAGTCCACTTGCTTTATCTCAGTACTGCAActttcacttctgcattttttgatGAAAAGGACCCTTTTGATAATcagagcatttttaaaagatgcacGGAAGCCTGTATGTCTCTTTGAAGCAGGGATGTGTTCCATGTGTGCCTGTTTCCACAGCCTGTCGTACACCACAGGGCGTTGTTTCATAACACAGCTTTCATTGCAGCATGCCTTCACGGGGACGTTAAGTGTGGCTCTCTGCAAAACGTTGTCGCTGTTTGCTGCTGGGTTTGATTCATTCACAGCTCTAGAAATAGCCCGCTCTATTTGTAGGTGTGATTTGGTCTTCAAGGCACGCAGGCAGCATGCGCAGCGGGGTGAGACAGCAGGATGGGCCGCTCCAGGGTGCGAGGGGCAAGAAGCAGAGCGGGTGGGGGCTTCACCCATGGGCACAGAGTGGTGGGACGGGGGGTGGCTTTAActacaagaggggagattcagctCAGATGAGCATTAATTACTCTGAGGTAATCAGAGCGGGACAGGCGGCCCCGCCCCTCCGCAGGCACGTCACGGTGACGTCACGGCCCTCCGCCGCCCCGCCTGCCGCGGTGACGTCACCGCCCGCTCCGCCGCAGCCCGCGCAGCCGCGCCATACGGAGCCGCCGCCGGCACTGCGCTCCGGCCCGGCCGCCGCCATGCCTTCGGACCGGCCCTTCAAGCAGCGCCGCACCTTCGGTGAGCGAgcgggcggggagggggcgcgGCGCTCGGAGGGTGAGGCGAGGCCGGGGCCGTGCGGTGCCGCGGGGCGGGCTGTGCCCTCCGGCTCCTTCTCCTCGCGGCGCTGAGCGCAACCCGCAGAGCGCACCGCGCTGCCCTCGTTTCCCATCGTTGTGCCGCCCGGATCCGCGCTCGGCCCGCTGCGTGTCGTGCGGGGCGGGCCGGCGGGCCGAGCCGCTCACGCCGCGGTCCTTCGGGCTGCCGGAGGGCGGTCGCCTCTTCGCAAATCGCCCCGGTGCCCCCGCCGGCTCGCCGAGGGCGCCGTGCCGCGCTGCCGAGGCCCGGCGGGTTCCGCGCTCGCCTGGGAAGCGGCGTTTTGCTGAATGGAGGCGGTGGGAAATGTCCGATGAGGCGGCGGTTCCCGCACGGGGCGCAGCGCTGTGCCGGGCCCGGCAGTGcgggctgctggagctgctgctgcttctgaccTTTGCCGGCCGGGCGGCTGAGCCCAGCGACCCGCAGCCCTTCTCAGAAGCTTTTTATTATAAGCAGCAGCATCCTAAATGACACCCTTCGTAACCGCCTGCTGGAGAAAGTAAACATGGGTGCCTGCTGGGGGTTGTGCTCCCTGCTGTGTCTGTGGCAGTGTCTTTGGGTTGGAGGTGAGGTCTGACGGAGCCCCTCAGCTGCCATGTACAAACCTGCCCGTggatgctgagggagctgcatTCTGCTTAGTCAGATGCGTGGTAGGAGTCCAGAACAGTTCCCAGAATGAAGCTGTGGTCTGTGTCACAGGAACGGGGtgtcctggctgcagcccatgTGCGGCCGCCTGCTGACCCTGCGGTGCTTCCTATGAGGAGAGCATCTTTGGGCTGAATGCTCCCATCCCAGGTGCGGTTTTCTGGGAGTTTGCCTTCACTTCTGGCAGCGTACTTCTGGTACAGGAAAGGCAGCAAGCAGGGAGAGCGGCGCATAGAACTGAAGAGCAGCCTTCACCAGGTGGCAGCGGGGTGAGAAAGGGGATTGTCCATCTCCGCTCTGTCCCTGTGAGACCCCACCTCCGTACTGCATCCAGCCGTGaggctgctggcacaggaagggcacggagctgcagcagcgggtccagaggaggacacaaaggtgctcagagggctggagcacctctgctatggaGACAGGCTAGGGAGCTGGGAGTGTTCCACCTGGaggagggaaggctgcagggagacctcattgcaggcTTGCACAATTTAAAGGGAggttataaacaggaggaaaatgaactttttacACGGGTAGATGATGAGAGGACAAGGAGGAGCAGTTTAAACTAGAGGGaagattcagattagatgtcagggaagAGTTTTTCTCTGAGAGGGCGATACAGCACTGGcattgctgcccagagctggggttgccctgttcctggaggtgcccacggccatggatggggccctgggcaacctgatggagtggttggcagccctgcccacggcaaAGGGGCTGGAaataggtgatctttgaggtcccttccagcccaaaccattcagtgattctgtgactcaccAAGTGTGAGCTGGCCACGCTTATACCAGTGGGAAGACCACTAATGGACAGAGTGTCCCACGTGCCGTCCTGCGCTTGTCATAACTGTTATGCTTCATATTTGgcctggagctggggctgttcagtggGTTGGCTCGTCTGCACACCGTGATAGGAGGGTTCATGTAATGGTGCTGCAAGAGCTGAGAGCCCTGACATGaggtttgctgctgctttttggtgCCTGGCTGTCTCTATCTGCCTGTGTTACTTGCCAAGGGCATTGTGTGACGTGAGCTGATGTGGGGCTGACTAACAGCACTTACGAAAATGCTGAATGGATGATAGAAGGTGAACAGATGCCGACGACAAATGCCAGTGAGGTATACAGACCACaaatgctgattattttttattttgtttttgtttttaaagaaaagctccTGACCAATAGCCAGcaataatacaaaatacagcCTGCATGTATTTTGTTGATTATTTAACATTGTCTTTGCACAAAAAGCATGAAGTATCCACTGAACCAGCAGGGTGGAGGTGCTGCTGACGGTAGGATCAGCAGCCCTGGCACTCCCACAGCAGCATTCCATGCGTCGTCTGTTTGTGTCACCTGCTGGGTTTGTTGTGCTCTTGGAGCTGTCTGATGCCCCTTGTCTTCAGAAGGTTGTTTGGGAACAGgctgcaagaaaaaaggaaggagctcctgcctggctctcgtgcctgcacagctccctgctcccacgTGCTCCAGTAACCGGCTGCCGTCTCTTTGTACATGTGTTCCTTGAGGCTGCGTCTCTTCAGGGCCACGGCCGGTCTAGTATGAGATTGAAGTACGGCTAGCCGGGCCCGACCGTTACCGCGGCGACGCGCTAGACCCCTCTCAGAACGAGTGCTTCCGGGTTTAGCAGCGCGCCCCGCCCTCTGATTGGTGGAGCCGGCGGCGCGTGCGCGCGGGGCATTACTGGCCGTTACTGGGCGCTGAGGCGGCGGGTCGCGATGGTGAGTGATGCGGTCGGGCCGGGGCCGCTCCTCAGGCCGTGCTGCGCGGCTTCGGTGCTGAGCGCAGGCCGGGCCTGCTGGGGCGGGAACTGCGGCGCCGGGATCGctagggagctgctgggagccgcGGGGCGCTGGGGCGGCCGGCACCGCCCGAAGCCGTGCGGGGGAAGGCCGCGGCGCTGCCCTGCACCGCTACGGTGTCTGAACGCCGGGGATTCTCGGCTGTCTGTGTATCCGAGCTGCGGGTCGAGACAGCCGGAGGGAAGGCCGTGTTAATTACCGGCTTCTTCAGGCTGATGTTCTGTGGAACCCggaacatcctttttttttttttaattgtacgTTCTTGGCAGGATGCTTCCTGTCCAGATTGCGGCGGGTGATTGTGGCCTTAGGGCTCAGTCTGTGTGGAAATAAAGGAATGCGGATGGAAGCTGTATGTgaagaactgcagcagctcGTTGGgacatgcagtgctgtgggactgTGGCTCACGTTTTCTAAGCAAAACTGCCGTGCTGATATGCGGCTTGTATGTCCATTAGTTTATGTAAGAGTCTGACAGGAGGAGgttctgatttccttttacAGAGCGCATCTCTTTCCCAGATGCTATCTCTTGCATCACCCAGCCTTATGTTGGGATTaaggttttgtttgctgctcAGATTCAGTACGTGATGTTTTTCTGGGTGATGTTTTTGTTGCCCGGTGGATGGCAGGGGCTGAGTGAGGAGTTGGGGAGGAGTCTCCTCTGTGTGCAGCTCCGGAAGACATCCCTGAACAAACAGCTgtgagctgccagagctgctccccCTCCTCTGAGTTGGGTTAACTGCTGGTTGGTAGAGGAGATTCAAAATCAGCGTGGTTCTGTCTGGATGCTTCTTGGCACCCAAGCAGATTTGTTGAGGTCTGTTTAGGTATTTGATGACTTTGGGCTCAGATGCATTTATGAAGAAGACAGGACGTTTTTTCAGATGGAACAGAGAGTTCCATCTGAACAGAGCCGCTGTTTATCACTCAGCATTTTCACACCCTGTAGTTatctgggctttttttctctttccttgtctCCCAAGTGGAAGCAGTCCAGCATTCAGAAGAAATCAAGGCCTCCGCCAAAGCaattaaagtttgttttttggttgtttgttttttctgtgtagGATAATAATTCTGCTTTGTCAAAACAAGCTCAGGTGGTGCTGTGTGATCATAGCAGCAGTCTGCATTACTCTGAAAGCTCCCAAAGCCCCGTGGAAGGTTTGCTGGCAGTTCTTAGGCTGaactaatgctttttttttgctgacacAAATCACCTCTCCCAGCTGGGGAGGTGGGCAGGGGGTTACTCACGGTGCCTGACAAATGCAGCCCCGTTGCCAGGTGCCCCCTGTAGCTCTGGCCTTTCCCATGACTTTAGCTGATTCTTTTGTTCTGTGCCAGGT comes from Lagopus muta isolate bLagMut1 chromosome 16, bLagMut1 primary, whole genome shotgun sequence and encodes:
- the LOC125701233 gene encoding dynein light chain roadblock-type 1-like isoform X22, translated to MAEVEETLKRIQSQKGVQGLIVVNPGGIPIRTNMNKTKTSQYVGLLQGFVMMARSIVRDIDPQNDLTFLRIRSKKNEIMVAPENDYLLIVIQSRKE